TCGCCGGAAACGACCATCTTCACCACGGGACCGCTGGTGATGTAGGAGATGAGGCCCTCGTAGAAGGGCTTGCCCTCATGCTCGGCGTAGTTGGCCTGAGCCTGCTCCATGGTAACCATGCCCAGCTCCATGCGCTCGACCTTCAGGCCAGCGCGCTCGAAGCGATTCACGATCTCGCCGATGTGGCCATTGCGCACGCCGTCGGGCTTGATCATGGTGTAAGTCTTCTGTACTGCCATCAATAATCCTTTCTTTCCTGATAGCACTGCTAACGATTAGTTCTGGCTCGCGAAATAGAGCTCGATATTCGATATCTTCCAGCCAATGCCGTCACGCGACATGGTGATCTTGTACTGGACCTCGCCACCCTCGCTGGTGGAAGCCGTTACGTACTCCACGCTGGAATTCATGGAAGCTTCCTGGCCGTTGACGGTAACGTTGGCGTCCTGCACCACCGGGTCGAGCATCTTCTCGACCTTTTCGCTGGAAAGGTCGGAGGAGAACACCGACGAAGCGTTGGTGGGATCGGCGAAGAGCTGCTTCACCACGCTTTCCTGCGTGGGATA
This genomic stretch from Denitrobacterium detoxificans harbors:
- the ndk gene encoding nucleoside-diphosphate kinase, giving the protein MAVQKTYTMIKPDGVRNGHIGEIVNRFERAGLKVERMELGMVTMEQAQANYAEHEGKPFYEGLISYITSGPVVKMVVSGEGAVAKVRTLMGATNPAEAAPGTIRGDFGLIMDENVIHGSDSPESAEREIGIFFN